The following are encoded together in the Triticum dicoccoides isolate Atlit2015 ecotype Zavitan chromosome 6B, WEW_v2.0, whole genome shotgun sequence genome:
- the LOC119321218 gene encoding B3 domain-containing protein Os02g0683500-like has translation MEFTATSSRFSKGEEVEEEQEEASMREIPFMTAAAATSAAAPSASASASTLASASASASPYGSSPPFRSGDDAGASGSGGGGVAEAVEKEHMFDKVVTPSDVGKLNRLVIPKQYAEKYFPLDSAANEKGLLLNFEDSAGKPWRFRYSYWNSSQSYVMTKGWSRFVKEKRLDAGDTVSFSRGAGEAVRHRLFIDWKRRADTRDPLRLPRLPLPMPLTSHYSPWGLGAGGRGFFMPPSPPATLYEHRLRQGFDFRGMNPSYPTMGRQVILFGSAARMPLHTPAPLLVPRPPPPLHFTVQQQGSGAGVSAAGSPVVLDSVPVIESPTTATKKRVRLFGVNLDNPQHPGDGADESSNYGSALPLQMPASAWRPRDHTLRLLEFPSHRAGAEASSPSSSSSSKREAHSGLDLDL, from the coding sequence ATGGAGTTTACTGCGACAAGCAGTAGGTTTTCTAAaggagaggaggtggaggaggagcaggaagaggcgtcGATGCGCGAGATCCCTTTCATGACGGCCGCGgccgccaccagcgccgccgcACCTTCTGCTTCTGCGTCGGCCTCGACACTCGCGTCAGCGTCCGCGTCTGCATCGCCATATGGAAGTAGCCCTCCCTTTCGGTCTGGGGATGACGCCGGAGCGTCGgggagcgggggcggcggcgtggCGGAGGCGGTGGAGAAGGAGCACATGTTCGACAAGGTGGTGACGCCGAGCGACGTGGGGAAGCTGAACCGGCTGGTCATCCCCAAGCAGTACGCCGAGAAGTACTTcccgctggactcggcggccaacgAGAAGGGCCTCCTGCTCAACTTCGAGGACAGCGCCGGGAAGCCATGGCGCTTCCGCTATTCCTACTGGAACAGCAGCCAGAGCTACGTCATGACCAAAGGGTGGAGCCGCTTCGTCAAGGAGAAGCGCCTCGACGCTGGGGACACCGTCTCCTTCTCCCGCGGCGCCGGCGAGGCCGTGCGACACCGCCTCTTCATCGACTGGAAGCGCCGAGCCGACACCAGAGACCCGCTCCGCTTGCCCCGCCTCCCGCTTCCGATGCCGCTAACGTCGCACTACAGCCCGTGGGGCCTCGGCGCCGGCGGCAGAGGGTTCTTCATGCCGCCCTCGCCGCCAGCCACGCTCTACGAGCACCGTCTCCGTCAGGGCTTCGACTTCCGCGGCATGAACCCCAGTTACCCCACAATGGGGAGGCAGGTCATCCTCTTCGGCTCGGCCGCCAGGATGCCTCTGCACACACCAGCGCCACTCCTcgtgccgcgcccgccgccgccgctgcacttCACGGTGCAACAACAAGGCAGCGGCGCCGGCGTAAGTGCCGCCGGGTCCCCAGTGGTGCTCGACTCGGTGCCGGTAATCGAAAGCCCGACGACGGCAACCAAGAAGCGCGTGCGCTTGTTCGGCGTGAACCTTGACAACCCGCAGCATCCCGGCGATGGCGCGGACGAGTCGAGCAATTATGGCAGTGCACTGCCATTGCAGATGCCCGCATCAGCATGGCGGCCAAGGGACCATACGCTGAGGCTGCTAGAGTTCCCCTCGCACCGTGCCGGTGCCGAGGCATCgtctccgtcgtcgtcgtcgtcttccaaGAGGGAGGCGCATTCGGGCTTGGATCTCGATCTGTGA